Proteins encoded in a region of the Populus alba chromosome 13, ASM523922v2, whole genome shotgun sequence genome:
- the LOC118040606 gene encoding protein NUCLEAR FUSION DEFECTIVE 4, whose amino-acid sequence MGNNQLKFRLSSWLTLGCITLLQASSAPRFIFSACASLMEQNYHISHVQLNNLIVASETGRLFGFVSTAAATCFPAWMILFIGLVFGLVGYGVQCFCISHRIPALSFWQALLLNILAGNSSCWINTYCQLLATRNFKDSYRTIFEITSTYSGLSGKILTSLVEGIEGRKGSTNSSIYLLLTCLVPVAAGLIVALVHICLEFMEYGDSDVFPAVFVLIIATGVYTVIEPVAPFFGFVSLRLRAVILALALTIPFAVALLTAAADRFSAEKYHSQVTRRESNDSGESNPEKVSKEVKIAIGEEREADQRAGGEVDSDDKGLFKAGNDAGMKKLLLNVDFWMFYLVNACGPTLGMDLVYYVPLVYKGKIGNSQPSVDSAPNDPHAHCCLLAPRQQQMFIHQHRNLGNLFRSLNCYKFNDNV is encoded by the exons atgggCAATAATCAATTGAAGTTCAGACTGTCATCATGGCTAACCTTGGGTTGCATTACTTTGCTACAAGCCTCAAGTGCCCCCCGCTTCATTTTCTCTGCTTGCGCATCCCTGATGGAACAAAATTACCACATCTCACATGTGCAACTCAACAATCTAATTGTTGCTTCAGAAACAGGAAGGCTATTTGGTTTCGTATCGACAGCCGCTGCCACCTGTTTTCCTGCATGGATGATCCTATTCATTGGCCtggtttttggtttggttggttATGGCGTGCAGTGCTTTTGTATTTCACATAGAATCCCTGCTCTATCTTTTTGGCAAGCTTTATTGCTAAATATTCTTGCAGGGAACAGCAGCTGTTGGATCAATACTTACTGTCAATTGTTAGCCACAAGAAACTTCAAGGACAGTTATCGGACGATATTCGAAATAACATCAACTTATTCAGGGTTGAGTGGAAAGATACTGACTTCTTTAGTTGAAGGAATTGAAGGAAGGAAAGGCTCTACAAATTCCAGTATTTACCTCCTCTTGACCTGCCTGGTTCCTGTGGCCGCTGGGTTAATTGTTGCTCTCGTTCATATTTGTCTCGAGTTCATGGAATATGGGGACTCGGATGTATTTCCAGCCGTCTTCGTTCTCATCATTGCAACTGGAGTGTATACAGTGATCGAACCCGTTGCACCATTCTTCGGGTTTGTGTCCTTGCGATTACGCGCAGTGATTTTAGCACTGGCGTTAACCATACCGTTTGCAGTTGCACTCTTGACAGCTGCTGCAGACCGGTTTTCAGCAGAGAAATATCACTCCCAGGTGACTCGAAGGGAGTCGAATGACTCTGGCGAATCAAACCCCGAAAAGGTATCCAAAGAAGTCAAGATTGCAATAGGCGAAGAAAGAGAAGCTGATCAAAGGGCAGGGGGGGAGGTTGACAGTGACGACAAGGGCTTGTTTAAAGCAGGAAATGATGCTGGTATGAAAAAACTACTGTTAAATGTGGATTTCTGGATGTTCTATTTGGTGAATGCATGTGGACCTACGCTGGGAATG GATCTTGTCTATTATGTTCCACTGGTATACAAG GGAAAAATCGGTAATAGCCAACCCAGCGTTGACAGTGCTCCTAATGATCCCCATGCCCATTGCTGTCTTCTTGCTCCTCGACAGCAACAGATGTTTATACATCAGCACCGGAATCTTGGGAACCTGTTCAGGAGCCTTAATTGTTATAAATTCAATGACAACGTCTGA
- the LOC118040570 gene encoding uncharacterized protein isoform X1 — MIFIFLSLLLLVALLYKFLTSDGDFTLMSKRHAKREEIEDKVVWITGASRGIGEVLAKQLASLGAKLILSSRNEAELERVKNQLTGKHAPGEVKIIPLDLASGEEFLKEAVEKAESFFSGAGVDYMIHNAAYERPKSTALDVNEESLKATFNINVLGPISLTRLLASSMLSRGRGHFVVMSSAAGKTPTPGQAIYSASKFALNGYFHSLRSELCQKGIKVTIVCPGPIETSNGFGSTTSGKKGTFERRVSSERCAELTIIAATHGLKEVWISDQPVLAVLYLVQYMPTVGYWLMDKIGGNRLAAAAQKGNTYSLSLLFGKKKAT; from the exons atgatcTTCATTTTTCTCTCACTTCTCCTTCTCGTTGCTTTACTCTACAAGTTCCTCACTTCTGATG gGGATTTCACTTTGATGTCAAAGAGGCATGCCAAGcgtgaagaaattgaagataaG gttgtttgGATTACTGGAGCCAGCCGTGGAATAG GTGAGGTTCTTGCTAAACAACTGGCAAGTTTAGGTGCCAAACTAATTCTTTCATCACGGAATGAAGCAGAATTGGAGCGTGTCAAGAACCAACTTACTG GTAAACATGCACCTGGTGAAGTAAAGATTATACCTTTGGATTTGGCATCAGGTGAAGAGTTTCTTAAGGAGGCCGTAGAGAAAGCAGAGTCCTTTTTCTCTGGTGCTGGTGTTGATTATATGATCCACAATGCAGCTTATGAACGACCA AAATCAACAGCTTTGGATGTGAATGAGGAAAGTCTCAAG GCTACATTCAACATCAATGTCCTTGGGCCAATATCTCTCACACGACTATTGGCATCTTCTATGCTGAGCCGAGGGCGGGGTCATTTTGTTGTG ATGAGCAGTGCTGCAGGCAAGACACCTACCCCGGGTCAGGCCATATACTCTGCTTCAAAATTTGCTCTAAATGGATACTTTCATTCCTTGCGTTCTGag CTCTGTCAGAAAGGGATTAAGGTGACCATTGTTTGTCCTGGGCCAATAGAAACGTCAAATGGTTTTGGATCGACAACCTCAGGAAAGAAAGGTACTTTTGAG AGGAGAGTGTCGTCAGAAAGGTGTGCAGAACTGACAATTATTGCAGCAACCCATGGTTTAAAGGAAGTTTGGATATCAGACCAG CCTGTGCTAGCTGTTCTGTATTTAGTGCAGTACATGCCAACTGTAGGGTATTGGCTCATGGACAAG ATTGGTGGAAATCGATTAGCAGCTGCTGCACAAAAAGGCAATACATACTCTTTGAGCTTATTGTttgggaaaaagaaagcaacctGA
- the LOC118040570 gene encoding uncharacterized protein isoform X2, whose protein sequence is MIFIFLSLLLLVALLYKFLTSDGDFTLMSKRHAKREEIEDKVVWITGASRGIGEVLAKQLASLGAKLILSSRNEAELERVKNQLTGKHAPGEVKIIPLDLASGEEFLKEAVEKAESFFSGAGVDYMIHNAAYERPKSTALDVNEESLKMSSAAGKTPTPGQAIYSASKFALNGYFHSLRSELCQKGIKVTIVCPGPIETSNGFGSTTSGKKGTFERRVSSERCAELTIIAATHGLKEVWISDQPVLAVLYLVQYMPTVGYWLMDKIGGNRLAAAAQKGNTYSLSLLFGKKKAT, encoded by the exons atgatcTTCATTTTTCTCTCACTTCTCCTTCTCGTTGCTTTACTCTACAAGTTCCTCACTTCTGATG gGGATTTCACTTTGATGTCAAAGAGGCATGCCAAGcgtgaagaaattgaagataaG gttgtttgGATTACTGGAGCCAGCCGTGGAATAG GTGAGGTTCTTGCTAAACAACTGGCAAGTTTAGGTGCCAAACTAATTCTTTCATCACGGAATGAAGCAGAATTGGAGCGTGTCAAGAACCAACTTACTG GTAAACATGCACCTGGTGAAGTAAAGATTATACCTTTGGATTTGGCATCAGGTGAAGAGTTTCTTAAGGAGGCCGTAGAGAAAGCAGAGTCCTTTTTCTCTGGTGCTGGTGTTGATTATATGATCCACAATGCAGCTTATGAACGACCA AAATCAACAGCTTTGGATGTGAATGAGGAAAGTCTCAAG ATGAGCAGTGCTGCAGGCAAGACACCTACCCCGGGTCAGGCCATATACTCTGCTTCAAAATTTGCTCTAAATGGATACTTTCATTCCTTGCGTTCTGag CTCTGTCAGAAAGGGATTAAGGTGACCATTGTTTGTCCTGGGCCAATAGAAACGTCAAATGGTTTTGGATCGACAACCTCAGGAAAGAAAGGTACTTTTGAG AGGAGAGTGTCGTCAGAAAGGTGTGCAGAACTGACAATTATTGCAGCAACCCATGGTTTAAAGGAAGTTTGGATATCAGACCAG CCTGTGCTAGCTGTTCTGTATTTAGTGCAGTACATGCCAACTGTAGGGTATTGGCTCATGGACAAG ATTGGTGGAAATCGATTAGCAGCTGCTGCACAAAAAGGCAATACATACTCTTTGAGCTTATTGTttgggaaaaagaaagcaacctGA
- the LOC118040571 gene encoding uncharacterized protein isoform X1 codes for MCTALPTAMRLLLTTSTVTGFPSKSLRTTTIPNLNQSCLARRNSLSFSKPTWLCGHKRNDQEMDSGKAEEENIECMFGSNEDTGSQIPTQAQTIVEGSGTVVLSEFKPVPDVDYLQELLAIQQQGPRSIGFFGTRNMGFMHQELIEILSYALVITKNHIYTSGASGTNAAVIRGALRAEKPELLTVILPQSLKKQPPESQELLAKVQNVIEKPHNDHLPLIEASRLCNMDIISHVQQVICFAFHDSRLLMETCQEAKNLRKIVTLFYLD; via the exons atgtGTACGGCCTTACCTACTGCTATGAGGCTTTTGTTAACCACTTCTACTGTTACAGGTTTTCCCTCCAAATCCCTAAGAACAACAACAATCCCTAATTTGAACCAATCATGTCTTGCAAGAAGAAACAGCCTCTCTTTCTCTAAACCAACG TGGCTTTGTGGACATAAGAGGAATGATCAGGAAATGGATAGTGGGAAAGCTGAAGAGGAGAACATTGAGTGCATGTTTGGTTCAAATGAAGATACTGGCAGCCAAATTCCAACACAAGCCCAAACTATTGTGGAAGGATCAGGGACAGTTGTGCTGTCAGAATTTAAACCTGTTCCTGATGTAGACTATCTACAG GAGTTATTGGCCATCCAACAACAAGGACCAAGATCTATTGGGTTTTTTGGAACCCGGAACATGGGCTTCATGCATCAGGAACTTATTGAGATTCTCAGTTATGCTTTGGTTATAACA AAAAACCATATTTATACATCAGGTGCATCTGGGACTAATGCAGCTGTTATAAGGGGTGCTTTAAGAGCAGAAAAACCTGAACTACTTACAGTAATCTTGCCTCaaagtttgaaaaaacaaccgCCTGAGAGCCAGGAGCTATTAGCAAAA gtGCAGAATGTGATAGAGAAGCCTCACAATGACCATCTACCACTGATTGAAGCCAGCAG GCTGTGTAATATGGACATTATTTCCCATGTACAACAAGTTATTTGCTTTGCCTTCCATGATAGCAGGTTGCTCATGGAAACTTGTCAGGAGGCCAAAAATCTCCGGAAAATTGTTACTCTCTTTTATCTGGACTGA
- the LOC118040571 gene encoding uncharacterized protein isoform X2, translating into MCTALPTAMRLLLTTSTVTGFPSKSLRTTTIPNLNQSCLARRNSLSFSKPTRNDQEMDSGKAEEENIECMFGSNEDTGSQIPTQAQTIVEGSGTVVLSEFKPVPDVDYLQELLAIQQQGPRSIGFFGTRNMGFMHQELIEILSYALVITKNHIYTSGASGTNAAVIRGALRAEKPELLTVILPQSLKKQPPESQELLAKVQNVIEKPHNDHLPLIEASRLCNMDIISHVQQVICFAFHDSRLLMETCQEAKNLRKIVTLFYLD; encoded by the exons atgtGTACGGCCTTACCTACTGCTATGAGGCTTTTGTTAACCACTTCTACTGTTACAGGTTTTCCCTCCAAATCCCTAAGAACAACAACAATCCCTAATTTGAACCAATCATGTCTTGCAAGAAGAAACAGCCTCTCTTTCTCTAAACCAACG AGGAATGATCAGGAAATGGATAGTGGGAAAGCTGAAGAGGAGAACATTGAGTGCATGTTTGGTTCAAATGAAGATACTGGCAGCCAAATTCCAACACAAGCCCAAACTATTGTGGAAGGATCAGGGACAGTTGTGCTGTCAGAATTTAAACCTGTTCCTGATGTAGACTATCTACAG GAGTTATTGGCCATCCAACAACAAGGACCAAGATCTATTGGGTTTTTTGGAACCCGGAACATGGGCTTCATGCATCAGGAACTTATTGAGATTCTCAGTTATGCTTTGGTTATAACA AAAAACCATATTTATACATCAGGTGCATCTGGGACTAATGCAGCTGTTATAAGGGGTGCTTTAAGAGCAGAAAAACCTGAACTACTTACAGTAATCTTGCCTCaaagtttgaaaaaacaaccgCCTGAGAGCCAGGAGCTATTAGCAAAA gtGCAGAATGTGATAGAGAAGCCTCACAATGACCATCTACCACTGATTGAAGCCAGCAG GCTGTGTAATATGGACATTATTTCCCATGTACAACAAGTTATTTGCTTTGCCTTCCATGATAGCAGGTTGCTCATGGAAACTTGTCAGGAGGCCAAAAATCTCCGGAAAATTGTTACTCTCTTTTATCTGGACTGA
- the LOC118040572 gene encoding acyl carrier protein 2, mitochondrial, with protein MAARGALLKYLRVSVKASPTTRNPNNNGLFGLSFNTICRRFSEEVRGTFLDKSEVSDRVVNVVKNFQKVDPSKVTPDAHFQNDLGLDSLDTVEIVMALEEEFQFEIPDNEADKISTVSHAIDFISSHPQAK; from the exons ATGGCGGCGAGAGGAGCTTTGCTGAAGTACCTGAGAGTGAGTGTAAAGGCCTCACCTACtactagaaaccctaacaaCAATGGCCTCTTCGGTCTCTCCTTCAATACCATCTGCCGCCGTTTCTCCGAGGAAGTTAGAGGCACCTTTCTTGACAAATCCGAGGTCTCCGATCGAGTTGTCAATGTTGTCAAGAACTTCCAGAAAGTCGATCCTTCCAAG GTTACACCTGATGCCCATTTCCAGAATGATCTTGGGTTAGATAGTTTAGACACCGTTGAGATTGTGATGGCCCTTGAAGAAGAGTTTCAGTTTGAGATCCCAGATAATGAAGCAGACAAGATCAGTACCGTCAGTCATGCCATTGACTTCATATCTTCACACCCTCAAGCAAAGTAG